AAACATCACCATTGGCCCCCTGATCGTCGAAGCGCTTCGTCCCGTCACCCAGAAGCCGCTGGATGTTCACCTCATGATTGTTGAACCGGAGAAGTACGTCCCCGACTTCGCCAAGGCCGGTGCAGACATCATTTCGGTGCAGGTTGAAGCATGTCCACACCTGCATCGCAACCTCGCTCAGATCAAAGACCTGGGCAAAAAAGCAGGCGCGGTGCTCAATCCCTCGACTTCCCTCGACACCCTCGAGTACTGCCTTGAGCTTTGCGATCTGGTGTTGATCATGAGTGTCAACCCCGGTTTCGGCGGCCAAAGCTTCATCGAAAGCCAGGTACAGAAAATTCGCGACCTGCGCCGCATGTGCGACGAAAAAGGTCTTGATCCCTGGATCGAAGTGGATGGCGGCATCAAGGGTGCCAATGCCTGGAAAGTCATTGAAGCTGGCGCCAACGCAATTGTTTCCGGCTCAGGGGTGTTCAACCAACCTGATTACGCAGAAGCCATCAAAGGCATCCGGAACAGCAGCAGCAAAGAAGCTGTTCTCGCCTGATCCTCAGGTCGTTCGCGTGAATAGCACCAAGCCCGGCATCCATTGCCGGGCTTTTTTATGGCCGGCAGACACCATGACCTCAAGCGAGGGCTCAGGTGGGATGGTGGCTTGAGGCCCCAAAAAGATTCAACGATCGAGGAATCCACAGTTTCATCATCTCCAAAGATTTGGAGCCACGGTGCAGCAAAAGAGACTCCGATAATTGTTTTATGAACGTTGAAGTCAAGCTGGTTGCAGCATTCCTAGCCCTGAATGCTGGTGTGATTGCACTAGCTGTCGCTGGATATGCCAAGGGAGGTATGAACATCAGTGCCGTGCTTCAACACTTGAGCTCATAAGCCAGATGAAAAAAGGCAGTGGCCCACCACTGCCTTCTTGTTGATAACACCGGTCTACAAACAACGTCCAGCTCTCCGGCGTCTCCACTTGAGTTGAAATACTGATGCTTCAACCAATCGCCTGAACGATGGTGGAACTGTCGAAGTCGGAGGCGTCCAATGCGTGACGACGGTCCAACTCAGCAGAATCTAGAAGCTGCCTGACTGGCCTAACAAGCCACACAGCCAGACGCTTCGTTCAGCTTCAAAGAACGCCAACAAGGTTGAGGCCATCCCTGCTGGCAGGGGTGGCCTTCCTTTTTGAACATTTTACTTGTGCATAGCTTGCTGACATCAATGGCAAACTGGCAGCACATTGAACAAAGTATTCGTCTTGCCTCTAAAGATCGTTTGATAGTACGAACAAG
This genomic interval from Synechococcus sp. UW69 contains the following:
- the rpe gene encoding ribulose-phosphate 3-epimerase, which codes for MSTKPLVISPSILSADFARLGEEVKAVDEAGADWIHVDVMDGRFVPNITIGPLIVEALRPVTQKPLDVHLMIVEPEKYVPDFAKAGADIISVQVEACPHLHRNLAQIKDLGKKAGAVLNPSTSLDTLEYCLELCDLVLIMSVNPGFGGQSFIESQVQKIRDLRRMCDEKGLDPWIEVDGGIKGANAWKVIEAGANAIVSGSGVFNQPDYAEAIKGIRNSSSKEAVLA